One window from the genome of Salvelinus fontinalis isolate EN_2023a chromosome 3, ASM2944872v1, whole genome shotgun sequence encodes:
- the LOC129846758 gene encoding uncharacterized protein LOC129846758, giving the protein MITNVGKLWEWRRGYPYSIGDVSKVDRMSILWDGAGSTQQPCKGDEILLTIKSIKLSDTGTYTLGLERNGADTMGMFTITVLPKPPPVPTGRRQIQSNRSTTPGPTLNPPTKIPNPVQVINVKDITDSDQLGIETGYDGRENMWLANMRYTAKTLRRKDCVICGHARPVLATHPFALSDGDGWICILEGFYHVKLNSTLCKYLSLVFPEVPPQKAPWGVKAYEGNYSCITGTGRGVDYGRLPKADCTSNVTINATWPVKGLNQTRGVADVWWICGPNRRLIPILRGDWQGTCALACPIIPLTIIEVTANQLLGSTRGGMRVTNSLGDRDAMRLGPRGQTTSIPTCWGVPVGVQALSRNDGLWHLLPFIGPAIVDAKQTSWINYIYYNQQRFVNYTHTALTGMAEQLEATSRTARQNRLALDMILASQGGVCKMFGEQCCIPNNSSPDGSISKALSGLDKLSVEIKGLAGVEEEGLFSWFGEWFGRYTALVVTGFLTLIVVFLMLMCCAACIIPCLRKSFTDFAETALAEDNPWFAVKKRLIFSLIHYFLFHNISL; this is encoded by the coding sequence ATGATAACTAACGTTGGAAAATTGTGGGAATGGAGAAGAGGTTATCCATACAGTATAGGGGATGTCTCCAAAGTAGATAGAATGTCCATCTTATGGGACGGGGCTGGTAGTACGCAACAACCATGTAAAGGTGATGAAATCCTACTAACCATCAAATCTATTAAGCTCTCCGATACAGGTACCTATACCCTGGGATTGGAAAGAAACGGGGCTGATACGATGGGGATGTTTACCATAACAGTGCTGCCaaaaccaccaccagttccaaccgGACGGAGACAGATCCAGTCGAACCGCTCCACCACTCCAGGTCCAACTCTAAATCCACCAACTAAAATACCAAACCCAGTACAGGTAATTAATGTTAAGGATATTACGGACAGCGATCAATTAGGAATAGAAACGGGATATGACGGGAGGGAAAATATGTGGTTGGCAAATATGAGATATACAGCCAAAACACTGAGGAGGAAAGACTGTGTCATCTGTGGCCATGCTCGGCCTGTTCTGGCAACACACCCATTTGCTTTAAGTGACGGTGATGGGTGGATCTGTATATTGGAGGGATTTTACCATGTTAAACTAAATTCAACTCTGTGTAAATATTTGAGTCTAGTGTTCCCGGAAGTTCCTCCCCAGAAGGCCCCGTGGGGTGTTAAGGCATATGAGGGAAACTACAGCTGCATCACGGGAACAGGTAGGGGTGTGGACTATGGGCGGCTGCCTAAGGCGGATTGTACCAGTAATGTAACCATTAATGCTACCTGGCCGGTAAAAGGATTGAATCAAACTAGAGGCGTTGCTGACGTATGGTGGATATGTGGACCAAACAGGCGCTTAATTCCTATTCTTAGGGGTGACTGGCAGGGTACGTGCGCCTTAGCCTGTCCGATAATACCATTAACCATTATTGAAGTTACAGCTAACCAACTTCTAGGATCCACACGGGGGGGCATGCGCGTGACCAACTCATTAGGAGACAGAGACGCGATGCGCCTTGGTCCGAGGGGACAGACAACATCCATACCAACCTGCTGGGGGGTGCCGGTAGGTGTCCAAGCCTTGAGCAGAAATGATGGTTTATGGCATCTGTTACCCTTTATCGGTCCAGCAATTGTTGATGCTAAACAGACCTCCTGGATAAATTATATTTATTATAATCAGCAACGTTTTGTTAACTATACTCATACGGCACTCACAGgtatggctgaacaattggaggCTACCTCTAGAACTGCCAGGCAAAATAGACTAGCCCTAGATATGATCCTAGCCAGTCAAGGTGGGGTCTGCAAAATGTTTGGAGAACAATGTTGTATCCCTAACAATTCTAGCCCtgatgggagcatttcaaaagctttAAGTGGTCTGGATAAACTATCAGTGGAAATtaagggtttggctggggtggaGGAGGAAGGACTGTTCTCCTGGTTTGGTGAGTGGTTCGGTAGGTACACAGCATTGGTGGTTACTGGATTTCTGACCCTAATTGTTGTCTTTCTTATGTTAATGTGCTGTGCTGCCTGTATTATCCCCTGTTTGAGGAAATCTTTTACAGATTTTGCTGAGACTGCCTTAGCAGAGGATAATCCATGGTTTGCTGTGAAAAAAAGGCTTATTTTTAGTTTAATTCATTACTTTTTGTTTCACAATATATCCTTGTAA